In the genome of Massilia sp. PAMC28688, one region contains:
- the ybgF gene encoding tol-pal system protein YbgF encodes MISPSKSRFAAACLTLAIWLPLQAQAGILSDDEARKAILDLRAKVEALSRELNSRIDTKADKTVALEMVNRNEEVMSEIAKLRGQLEVLSNEIATTQKRQKDFYTDLDARMRKLEPRQVTIDGQETAVAPDEQAAHDAAMATFRAGDYKAAAAQLAEFVRRYPDSGYAATAQYWLGSAFYAQRDCKKAIAAQQVVASTYASSAKAPDAMLSIGTCYAELKDKKNATKSLKDLIARYPDSAAAQAARDQLAALR; translated from the coding sequence ATGATCAGTCCATCCAAGTCCCGCTTCGCTGCAGCCTGCCTGACGCTGGCTATCTGGCTGCCGCTGCAGGCACAGGCCGGCATTCTCAGCGACGATGAAGCACGCAAGGCGATCCTGGACCTGCGTGCCAAGGTCGAGGCGCTCTCGCGCGAACTCAATAGCCGCATCGACACCAAGGCCGACAAGACTGTCGCGCTGGAAATGGTGAACCGTAACGAAGAAGTGATGTCGGAAATTGCCAAGCTGCGTGGCCAGCTGGAAGTACTGAGCAACGAGATCGCCACCACCCAGAAACGCCAGAAGGATTTTTATACCGACCTGGACGCGCGCATGCGCAAGCTCGAGCCGCGCCAGGTGACGATCGATGGCCAGGAAACGGCCGTGGCGCCGGACGAACAGGCGGCCCATGACGCGGCCATGGCCACTTTCAGGGCCGGCGACTACAAGGCGGCGGCCGCGCAGCTGGCGGAATTCGTACGCCGCTACCCGGACTCCGGCTACGCGGCGACCGCGCAGTACTGGCTTGGCAGCGCATTTTACGCCCAGCGCGACTGCAAGAAAGCCATCGCCGCCCAGCAAGTCGTGGCGTCGACCTACGCCAGCAGCGCCAAGGCGCCGGACGCGATGCTCAGCATTGGTACCTGCTACGCCGAACTCAAGGACAAGAAAAACGCGACCAAATCATTGAAGGATTTGATTGCGAGATATCCGGATTCGGCCGCGGCCCAGGCAGCGCGCGACCAACTGGCGGCGCTCAGGTAA
- a CDS encoding general stress protein, with amino-acid sequence MQHTLIAVFDNRTDAQAAMDELMLQSFSPQDVRLSEDTARMGKTPSSESTEDEGVGASIKHFFRDLFGSDDDVYSNRYSTAVDKGHHVLTVTARTEAEVERAGDIVDRFGPVDIDEKEAEWDGTGIPNRAAMRMASAGSMQHSEANTLQFQQDRNLFAQQSLNEETPMGQTYQEPMGQPVGLTSVRRGGARVFSR; translated from the coding sequence ATGCAACATACTCTGATCGCCGTATTCGACAACCGTACCGATGCGCAGGCAGCCATGGACGAGCTGATGCTGCAGAGCTTTTCTCCCCAGGATGTGCGCCTGTCGGAAGACACCGCCAGAATGGGCAAGACGCCGTCATCTGAAAGCACCGAGGACGAAGGCGTGGGTGCGAGCATCAAGCACTTCTTCCGCGACCTGTTCGGCAGTGATGATGACGTGTATTCAAACCGCTACTCCACCGCCGTGGACAAAGGCCATCATGTGCTGACGGTGACCGCGCGCACCGAAGCGGAGGTGGAACGCGCAGGCGATATCGTCGACCGTTTCGGCCCGGTCGATATCGACGAGAAAGAAGCGGAATGGGACGGCACCGGCATCCCCAACCGCGCCGCGATGCGCATGGCCAGCGCCGGCAGCATGCAGCACTCGGAAGCCAATACCCTGCAGTTCCAGCAAGACCGCAATCTGTTCGCCCAGCAATCGCTGAACGAAGAGACCCCGATGGGGCAGACCTACCAGGAGCCGATGGGCCAGCCAGTCGGTCTGACCAGCGTACGCCGCGGTGGCGCGCGCGTGTTCAGCCGCTGA